A genomic window from Lutra lutra chromosome 17, mLutLut1.2, whole genome shotgun sequence includes:
- the FAAP24 gene encoding Fanconi anemia core complex-associated protein 24 isoform X2 — MARNPPEGTGPMHVPFGHVVANEKWRGSQLAQGMQGKIKIVFEDGLAPVDFYLSSRSCILYVTEADLVAGNGYRKRLVRVRNSSNLQGIVIVEKTQMSEQYFSAIQKFTVLDLGMVLLPVASPMEASCLITQLVQEQTKEPSKNPFLSKKRGQIPELSLLRTVQQIPGVGKVKAPLLLQKFPSIQQLSNASVRELEPVVGQAAAQHIQAFFTQPS, encoded by the exons ATGGCCAGGAACCCTCCTGAGGGCACAGGCCCCATGCACGTGCCTTTTGGGCATGTTGTGGCCAACGAGAAGTGGCGCGGGTCGCAGCTCGCGCAGGGGATGCAAG GGAAAATTAAAATCGTGTTTGAGGATGGCCTGGCACCGGTAGATTTTTACTTGTCAAGCAGATCTTGCATTCTTTATGTCACCGAAGCTGATTTGGTGGCAGGAAATGGCTACAGGAAGAGGCTTGTTCGGGTTAGAAAT tcCAGTAATCTTCAAGGGATTGTAATAGTTGAGAAAACGCAGATGAGTGAACAGTACTTCTCGGCCATACAGAAGTTTACGGTGCTGGACCTTGGGATGGTGTTGCTTCCAGTGGCCAGCCCAATGGAAGCGTCCTGCCTTATCACCCAGCTG GTTCAAGAACAAACCAAAGAGCCCAGTAAGAACCCTTTCCTCAGTAAGAAACGGGGTCAGATCCCTGAGCTATCCCTCCTTCGAACTGTGCAACAGATCCCAGGAGTTGGAAAAGTTAAAGCCCCCCTTCTGCTTCAGAAGTTCCCAAGTATCCAACAGCTAAGTAATGCTTCCGTCCGAGAACTGGAGCCAGTCGTGGGACAAGCAGCAGCACAGCACATTCAGGCCTTCTTCACACAGCCCAGCTGA
- the FAAP24 gene encoding Fanconi anemia core complex-associated protein 24 isoform X1 codes for MRSRPPMARNPPEGTGPMHVPFGHVVANEKWRGSQLAQGMQGKIKIVFEDGLAPVDFYLSSRSCILYVTEADLVAGNGYRKRLVRVRNSSNLQGIVIVEKTQMSEQYFSAIQKFTVLDLGMVLLPVASPMEASCLITQLVQEQTKEPSKNPFLSKKRGQIPELSLLRTVQQIPGVGKVKAPLLLQKFPSIQQLSNASVRELEPVVGQAAAQHIQAFFTQPS; via the exons ATGAG GTCGAGGCCGCCGATGGCCAGGAACCCTCCTGAGGGCACAGGCCCCATGCACGTGCCTTTTGGGCATGTTGTGGCCAACGAGAAGTGGCGCGGGTCGCAGCTCGCGCAGGGGATGCAAG GGAAAATTAAAATCGTGTTTGAGGATGGCCTGGCACCGGTAGATTTTTACTTGTCAAGCAGATCTTGCATTCTTTATGTCACCGAAGCTGATTTGGTGGCAGGAAATGGCTACAGGAAGAGGCTTGTTCGGGTTAGAAAT tcCAGTAATCTTCAAGGGATTGTAATAGTTGAGAAAACGCAGATGAGTGAACAGTACTTCTCGGCCATACAGAAGTTTACGGTGCTGGACCTTGGGATGGTGTTGCTTCCAGTGGCCAGCCCAATGGAAGCGTCCTGCCTTATCACCCAGCTG GTTCAAGAACAAACCAAAGAGCCCAGTAAGAACCCTTTCCTCAGTAAGAAACGGGGTCAGATCCCTGAGCTATCCCTCCTTCGAACTGTGCAACAGATCCCAGGAGTTGGAAAAGTTAAAGCCCCCCTTCTGCTTCAGAAGTTCCCAAGTATCCAACAGCTAAGTAATGCTTCCGTCCGAGAACTGGAGCCAGTCGTGGGACAAGCAGCAGCACAGCACATTCAGGCCTTCTTCACACAGCCCAGCTGA